Proteins encoded within one genomic window of Camelina sativa cultivar DH55 chromosome 19, Cs, whole genome shotgun sequence:
- the LOC104765313 gene encoding TPR repeat-containing thioredoxin TTL2-like, whose protein sequence is MLKPLIREPDCVTTDKPDSIIINVDHGSPITPLQTRSTSTETTSSGSCSSSSSGSVTGHAGHTRKPSSDRPVSSSADQSSKSNKAQSFKSNTPSAAKSSTPSAAQSKSRNGSSAAQFGSSSPARAQSRSSSQVGVKTGCPKTASGIIRPSNSVSSTTRTKPSVKSSSALQQHVQILPGGNLFPSGKVQITGMTQEKPRSMALGPGGAKSYGYGSIIPGNNLSPVKPTRTSCSSSSSSVLPLAIRSSSDAEIPWKVALYSSNSEEVKRIGNDMFKKGCFTEALKLYDRAIELSPSNATYHSNRAAALSSLGQIGEAVNECEKAIKLDPKFARAHHRLAFLLLRLGYVDSAGIHFYSVAEPSDPKVVKMLQQIDRHLNKCTYARRRGEWNIVLTEVSAAMASGADSSPQLAMCKVEALLKLLRLDDAQRELEFVPKVEPLPVSYAQTRFFDMICEAYTYFVKSQIELALGRFENAVTTAEKASEMDPQNYEVETLYRNVRSITRARDRGNDLYELERYTEASSAYGEGLKYDPSNATLLCHRADCFFKVGMWESSIEDCNHALLILPRYTKPRLQRAASYSKLERWAEAVSDYETLRKELPYDKQLAESLFHAQVALKKSRGEVVLNMEFGGEVEEISSLEELKAALTRPGVSIVHFFRASDPQCKEMSIFMDALCVRYPSLHFLKVEIVKCPAVGDAERVRVVPTFKIYKLGIRMKEIVCPSKEALEKTVRHYGL, encoded by the exons ATGTTAAAGCCTTTGATACGGGAACCTGACTGTGTCACCACCGATAAGCCAGATAGTATTATAATTAATGTGGATCATGGATCACCAATTACACCGCTTCAGACCCGTTCCACCTCTACGGAGACCACTAGTAGTGGAAGTTGCAGTTCTAGCTCCTCTGGATCGGTTACGGGTCATGCTGGACATACAAGAAAACCCAGTTCGGATCGGCCCGTTTCGTCCTCCGCGGATCAATCCTCTAAGTCGAACAAAGCTCAATCCTTTAAGTCTAACACACCCTCCGCCGCTAAATCTAGTACTCCCTCCGCCGCACAATCAAAGTCGAGGAATGGCTCCTCCGCCGCTCAGTTTGGGTCTAGTAGTCCTGCCCGCGCTCAATCTCGTTCAAGCAGCCAAGTTGGCGTTAAGACAGGATGCCCAAAGACAGCAAGTGGGATTATAAGACCATCGAACTCTGTTTCGAgtacaacaagaacaaaaccatcGGTTAAAAGCTCTAGTGCGTTGCAACAGCATGTCCAAATACTTCCCGGCGGGAACCTTTTCCCGTCGGGGAAGGTACAGATTACAGGCATGACTCAAGAGAAACCAAGAAGCATGGCTCTTGGGCCAGGTGGTGCTAAGTCATACGGGTACGGTAGCATTATCCCAGGAAACAACTTATCTCCGGTGAAGCCAACGAGGacgtcttgttcttcttcttcttcctctgttttgccTTTAGCTATACGCAGCTCTAGCGACGCGGAGATACCGTGGAAGGTTGCTTTATATAGTTCGAATTCAGAAGAGGTAAAGAGAATTGGAAACGATATGTTCAAGAAAGGTTGTTTCACTGAGGCTTTGAAGTTGTACGATCGAGCAATAGAGTTATCACCAAGTAATGCGACTTACCATAGCAATCGAGCAGCTGCATTGTCTAGTTTGGGTCAGATTGGTGAAGCAGTGAATGAGTGTGAAAAAGCTATTAAATTGGATCCAAAATTTGCAAGGGCTCATCACCGTTTAGCCTTCTTGCTTCTTAG ATTAGGTTATGTCGATAGTGCAGGGATACACTTTTATTCAGTGGCAGAACCATCAGATCCCAAGGTGGTGAAGATGCTTCAACAAATAGATAGACACTTGAACAAATGCACATATGCAAGAAGAAGAGGTGAATGGAATATAGTTTTGACAGAAGTAAGTGCAGCCATGGCGTCTGGAGCTGATTCTTCTCCTCAG CTAGCTATGTGTAAAGTTGAAGCACTACTGAAACTCCTACGGCTTGATGATGCTCAAAGAGAACTAGAATTTGTCCCCAAAGTAGAACCACTCCCGGTCTCTTACGCACAGACTCGGTTTTTCGATATGATATGTGAAGCTTACACATATTTTGTCAAATCCCAAATCGAGTTGGCTCTAGGGAG GTTTGAAAATGCAGTTACAACTGCAGAGAAAGCTTCAGAGATGGATCCACAAAACTATGAAGTTGAAACGTTGTATAGAAATGTTAGATCAATTACAAGGGCGCGTGATCGTGGTAACGATCTTTATGAATTAGAAAGATACACTGAAGCAAGCTCAGCTTATGGGGAAGGCCTTAAGTATGATCCATCCAATGCTACTCTATTATGTCATAGAGCAGATTGTTTCTTTAAAGTTGGGATGTGGGAGAGTTCGATCGAAGATTGTAACCATGCATTGCTCATTCTACCAAGATACACAAAGCCTCGTCTTCAAAGGGCTGCTTCATATAGcaag TTGGAAAGATGGGCTGAAGCAGTGAGCGACTATGAGACCTTAAGAAAGGAACTGCCTTATGACAAGCAATTGGCTGAGTCTTTGTTTCACGCTCAAGTTGCATTGAAGAAATCTCGCGGTGAAGTAGTTCTAAACATGGAGTTTGGAGGTGAAGTTGAGGAAATCTCTAGTCTTGAAGAGTTAAAAGCTGCATTAACCCGTCCTG GAGTTTCCATTGTACACTTTTTTAGAGCCTCTGATCCACAATGCAAGGAGATGTCTATTTTCATGGACGCATTATGTGTTCGTTACCCATCTTTACATTTCCTCaag GTGGAGATTGTAAAGTGTCCAGCAGTGGGCGATGCAGAGAGAGTGAGAGTTGTGCCAACATTCAAAATTTACAAACTTGGGATTCGGATGAAAGAGATTGTGTGTCCAAGCAAGGAAGCACTAGAGAAAACAGTGAGACACTATGGCCTTTag
- the LOC104765314 gene encoding probable beta-1,3-galactosyltransferase 13, with product MPSSPKLFHARPSFFTRRSTPLIVFASLAIGFTGFLFGLSTILFPGLRLSGRTCLTSLPPKTVRIVWDVAGNSIVNNGAGGQVKRHKVMGFVGIQTGFRSAGRRRALRNTWMPSDPDGLRRLEESTGLAIRFIIGKTKDEGKMAELRREIAEYDDFVLLDIEEEYSKLPYKTLAFFKAAYALYDSEFYVKADDDIYLRPDRLSLLLAKERSHSQTYIGCLKKGPVFTDPKLKWYEPLGDLLGKEYFLHAYGPIYALSADVVTSLVALKNNSFRMFSNEDVTIGAWMLAMNVKHENLHTLCEPECSPHSIAIWDIPKCSGLCNPEKRMLELHKLDSCSKSPTLPSDDDK from the exons ATGCCATCTTCTCCTAAGCTATTTCACGCGCGGCCATCATTCTTCACGCGCCGATCGACGCCTTTGATCGTATTCGCTTCTCTAGCTATCGGTTTCACCGGTTTCCTTTTCGGACTATCCACGATTCTATTCCCGGGTCTCCGGTTATCCGGCCGGACCTGTCTGACCAGCTTGCCTCCGAAGACGGTTCGGATCGTCTGGGACGTCGCGGGAAATAGCATCGTTAATAATGGAGCAGGCGGCCAAGTGAAGAGACACAAGGTTATGGGGTTCGTCGGAATCCAGACCGGGTTCAGATCAGCTGGCCGGAGACGAGCTCTCAGGAACACGTGGATGCCGTCCGATCCAGATGGACTTCGACG CTTGGAAGAATCAACAGGATTGGCCATCAGGTTTATTATAGGCAAAACCAAAGATGAGGGTAAAATGGCTGAGCTTAGAAGGGAAATCGCAGAGTACGATGATTTTGTACTGCTTGATATCGAGGAGGAGTACAGTAAGCTCCCATACAAAAC TTTGGCTTTCTTCAAAGCTGCATACGCCCTATATGATTCAGAATTCTATGTCAAAGCTGATGATGATATATACTTGAGGCCAG ATCGGTTGTCTTTGCTGTTGGCTAAAGAGCGGAGTCACTCGCAGACATACATTGGATGCCTGAAAAAGGGTCCAGTTTTCACAGATCCAAAACTCAAATG GTATGAACCCTTGGGAGATCTGCTCGGGAAAGAATACTTTCTTCATGCATATGGCCCCATATATGCTCTTTCTGCTGATGTTGTCACAAGTTTGGTTGCCCTAAAGAACAACAG TTTCAGGATGTTTAGCAACGAGGATGTGACAATAGGTGCGTGGATGCTGGCAATGAACGTTAAACACGAGAACCTTCACACCCTTTGTGAACCAGAGTGCTCACCACACTCCATTGCTATCTGGGATATACCAAAATGCTCAG GTCTTTGTAATCCAGAGAAAAGAATGTTGGAACTTCACAAGCTAGATAGCTGCTCAAAGAGTCCGACCTTGCCATCGGATGATGATAAATGA